DNA sequence from the [Limnothrix rosea] IAM M-220 genome:
CATTAGCTAAGACAGTTTGATCGATGGGATCCCAATTCACCGCCGCTTCTTTTTGGTAGGCAAGGCCAGATTTATAAAACTGTAAAAAGAGCCACTGTGTCCATTTGTAGTAGTCGGGGGAACAGGTTGCAACCTCACGATCCCAATCGATGGAGAGACCCAACTGCTTGAGCTGATCCCGCATTTGTTCGATATTTTGATATGTCCATTTCGCTGGCGGAATACCGCGATCGATCGCCGCATTTTCTGCGGGCAAACCAAAGGCATCCCAACCCATGGGGTGCAGAACCCGGAAACCCTTCATGCGTTTGTAGCGAGCAATGACATCGGTGATCACATAGTTACGGACGTGACCCATATGGAGCTTGCCAGAGGGATAGGGAAACATCGACAGGGCATAGAATTTCGGCTTATCGCTTTTTGCGGGGGTCTGATCAAGTCCGAGTTCTAGCCATTGCTGTTGCCATTTTGATTCGATCTCGGCAGCACTGTAGCGCGTTTCCACTGAATGTATCTCCGTTGTAGGGGTCAGTCGCCTATTTTAACCTTCATTAGGACAGCATTAAGTAGATTGGTTGAGGACTAACTGCGAAGCTAAAAATCTGACTATACTCAGTATGAACCGAACAGTTTGGAAATAAATCAATGGGCTATAACGAAATCATTACCATTGAGCCGGGAAAACGTAGCGGAAAACCTTGTATTCGTAATATGCGAATCACTGTATACGACGTGTTGGAATATTTAGCGTCAGGAATGTCCCACGATGAAATTCTTGCAGACTTCCCATATTTAACCGAAATTGATATACGAGCTTGTCTGAGTTATGCTGCTGACCGCGAAAAATCTTTAATGACTGTACGTGTATGAGGTTGTTATTCGACCACAATTTATTGCCCAGTTTAGTCAAGCGGCTTGCTGATGTTTATCCTGAATCAAGTCATGTTTATCTATTGGGTTTAGATGAGGTTGAAGACATAGAAATCTTAAAATATGCCAAGCAAAAGGAGTTTTTGGTCGTAACGAAAGATGCCGATTTCAATGATCTTTCTTTGATACACGGTTTCCCACCAAAAATTATTTGGATTCGCAGGGGAAATTGTAAAACCTCTGAGATTGAAGCAATTTTAAGAAATCACTATAAAGAGATTGAACTATTGGTTCAAGATTCGTCTGTGGGAATTTTAACTCTGTTCTAATTTTATTCAGTTCTTTTTTGAACTAAATTATTGGCGATCGCCGCTTTTCCTTCCCCTCGATACTTCTGTCGAAATCCGTGTCTTCAATAGCGAAACTGTGCCATGACAAAAAGTCTTGGAACTCTGTGAAATATTCTTTTCTTCTATTGTTTTTTTGGAGCTTTTGTTCGGTGCGGCAAATTCTCGCAAATCTCTTAGAAATTTTGATCGCCCCAGTTAGC
Encoded proteins:
- a CDS encoding DUF5615 family PIN-like protein, coding for MPSLVKRLADVYPESSHVYLLGLDEVEDIEILKYAKQKEFLVVTKDADFNDLSLIHGFPPKIIWIRRGNCKTSEIEAILRNHYKEIELLVQDSSVGILTLF
- a CDS encoding DUF433 domain-containing protein, translated to MGYNEIITIEPGKRSGKPCIRNMRITVYDVLEYLASGMSHDEILADFPYLTEIDIRACLSYAADREKSLMTVRV